AAGGTATAATTAAAGAAAAGGCAATAGATAAATTTTATGAAATATTTGGAGCTTTCAATAATATAAAAAATAATTATGAGATTGCAAAAAAATTTTTGAAAAGTAAAGGGTATGGTTTTGTTCATTCAGATGATTTACATGGTTTAAGTAAAGAAGATTTACCATATAAAGAAGATAAAGATTTTAATGTATACGAAAAAGTTGCTATAAAAAATTTTGAGGAACTTTTAAAGTATTATAAAGAAGGTTATTTTGATGAATTTAATTCAGTAAAAGTATATTTAGATGGCTCTTTAGGTGGTAGAACTGCTTATTTGCTCAAAAAATATAACGATGCAGATACTTTTGGTGAAAAATTATGGAGTGATGAGGAACTAACGGAAGTTGTTAAATTTTGTGAAGATAAAAGTTTGCATTTGGCCGCTCATGCTATAGGAGATGGAGCGATTGATCAGATTTTAAATATTTTTAAAAGATTGAAACCAAAACTGATACATAGAATTATTCATGCAGAAATTTTAAACGAAGTTCAAATAAAAGACTTGAAAAGTTTTAATATAATTGTTGATGTACAGCCCCAGTTTATAGAATCTGATAAAGTTTTTATTAATGAGAGGTTAGGAGAAAGAATAGTGAATGCCTTTAAATTTTTTGATTTGTTTAAAAATAATATACCCCTGTTTTTTTCTTCAGATGCTCCAGTAGAAGAACCTGATTGGATTAGAGACATTGTAACGTTAAAAAATATGGGAATACCCTATGAATACTCTTTGCATCAAATTATATACGCTCCTGAATTAGTCGATAAAATAGATAGAGAATTAAGTATGGAAAATAAAGCTTTAATATTCAATGAAAATCCTTTTATAAAGATATTTAAACCAGAAATATTTAACGAAAGAGAAAAGGGTGAGGATTTTTGAAAACAAGAAACATAGTTATTACGGGTATATTGATTGCTTTAACTTTTGTTTTGACTTTTGCTATTAAAGTTCCCGTACCTTTCACGAGAGGATATGTACATTTGGGAGACAGTATAATATTTATTGCGTCGATTCTATTTGGGTGGAAAGTTGGAGCGTTAGTAGGAGGATTAGGTTCTGCTCTTGCCGATTTAGTTGGGGGTTATGCTTTTTGGGCAATTCCTACTCTTATAATAAAATCAATTATGGGAGCTCTTGTTGGTTTAATTTCATATAATTATAGAAAAAAATATTCTTTGAAAAATGAGATTTTTATTTTTTCTATAAGTGTGAGTGTGTGGATAGTGTCTATGCTTAGTATTTCATTATTTTTAAAAAATTTAGTAGCAAATTTAGCCAATACTTCTTTAGCTCAAACTTTAATTGAAGAATTAGGGTATGAAAATATAGAAGAACTATCATCTTTTTTATTGCAAGTTAGAAGTTCAATCAATATAGTTTTGATTGTTATTCCGCTTGCCTTAACTATATTCTCTTTAACTCTGAGAAAAAGGGATTTAAAATTATTTAATTTGGGTAACATGATGGGAAGTGTTATAGCTGGTTTATGGATGGTAGTAGGTTATTTTTTGGTGGGAAGATTAATTTTAGGGAATTGGGTTATACCTATTTTTGAAATTCCATGGAATGTGATGCAGTTTTCTTTAGGAATGATAGTAGCCTATCTTGTTTTATTAGGTATTCAAAAAACAAATATTAAATGAAAAAGCCGGTTGCTTGAGGCGACCGACTTTGTTTTTTTATGCTAATTTTTCAAAACGGTTTTCTACTTCTTTCCAATTTACCACATTCCACCATGCTTCTATGTATTCTATCCTTCTATTTTGATATTTTAAATAATATGCATGCTCCCAAACATCTAAACCTAAAATAGGTTTTAAGCCAAAAAAAATAGGATTATCTTGATTAGGTGTTGAAATTATAGACATATTGCCAAAATCATCCGTTACTAACCAAGCCCAACCACTTCCAAATCTTGAAACTGCAGCTTTGGAGAATTCTTCTTTGAAATTCTTAAAACTTCCAAATGTTTTATCGATTTTTTCTGCTAATTTTCCAAAAGGTTTTTCTTCAACTTTTGGTCCCATGATTGTCCAAAATATTGAATGATTATAATGCCCTCCTCCGTTGTTTCTTACAGAAGTTCTTATATCGTTAGGAATGTTGTCTAAATCTTTTAATAAGTCTTCTACATTCTTGTTTTTTAACTCAGGATGTTTTTCTAAAGCCGAATTTAAATTGTTAACATAACCGGCATGATGCTTGCTGTAATGAATTTCCATAGTTCTTGCATCTATATAAGGTTCTAATGCATCATAGGAATAAGGTAATTTAGGTAGTTCAAATGCCATATTGACACCTCCACTTGAAATTAATTCCGATAAAATTTATCGTATTTAAATTATAGCATATTTTTATTCTAAAAGCAACACTTTTTGAAAAAATATTTGATAACTTCAATTAGTCTTAAAAAAACTTTTAAATCTACCAAAAATAATATGTTATAATAATCTTTGATAATATTTTAAAGTAATTTATCAAATGTTTATCGTATTTTAGGAATAAGTATTTTTAAAAAAGATAGAATTTTGATTTTGAGTATACGTTTAACCTAAATATTTAAAAAGGCGAGGTATTTATGAAAGTTTATTTAAGTGATCTTCATATAGGTCTAGGTAACGAATCGGACGATTTTATATATGACGATCGATTAATAAAATTACTTGACGAATTGCAAAAAGAAAAGACTGAAATGTATATAGTGGGAGATTTTTTAGAGTTAACTAATCTAATTAACGATGGTTATATGGCAAACACAGCGAATGAATATGCTAATAACTTCGACGTTTCTTTGATAGACGAAATATTTAAAAGCCATGAAAAATTAATAAATACTTTTAAAAATTTTTCAAAAAAAAATAGAGTTTATTATATTGTTGGAAATCATGATTATTATGTTCTTTTGAACCATAAAATAAAAGAAAAAATAAAAGAGAATTTTGAAAATTGTGAAATTTTGCCTTTTTATTATGATGAAGAATTGAAACTTTTTGTAATTCATGGTAATCAATTTGATCCTGTAAATAGATTAAATCAAGATGAAGAAGGGAGTTTAATTCCTTCTTTTAGTGAGTATATGAACAAGTATATTAATTATAATTTTGCAAATATAGCTATTAAAATCCTTCCTAAAGAGCTTTTCTCGGATTATCAAAATATATATCCACAGTTGGATGTTTTTAAATGGTTAGATTATATAAAAAACAAATATGAATTAAGTTATGATTTAAAGAATCAATGGATTGAAACATTTACTCAAATGATTAAGACGGACCAGGTGAAAAAATGGATGAAAATTAATTATCCTGGAATCAATGTATTGTCAAATATTTTTGTAAACAGAGTAGGTGGCATTAAATTAGGAGAATCGATTGTAAGAATAGGGATGTTTTTCAGAAGTTTAAGAAATTCTAATTCTTTATTGATGAAGGCACAAAAACTTTTAGATGAAAATTTTTTTATCCCGAAAAATTATTTACTTGGCTTTTATGATAAAGACATATCTTTTTCAGAGGGAGATATTAATTCGATGGTGATGGGACATAATCATAGAGCTTCTTTTAATATAATATCCAACGGAGCAGGGAAAAAATTTTATGCTAACACAGGGACTTGGAAGTTTATGGTGAATAGAAACTTTGGCATTAATAAGAATGAATTTGTTAAAAGAAAGCTAATTTCTTATTTAGTAATAACTGAAAAAAATAAAAAAATCATTGCTAAATTAATTAAAGAAGAAGCTTATTAAAAAAATTTATAAGTAAAATTGTTTGTTAAATTTTACATAAATGAGAATGATTAAAAAAGTTAATATAATATAATTTGTTAGATAAAA
This is a stretch of genomic DNA from Petrotoga sp. 9PWA.NaAc.5.4. It encodes these proteins:
- a CDS encoding amidohydrolase family protein, with the protein product MYKLTKNRNFKYVNTKFNKQLYVTPLVTDTHLHMLGLGEKLSQPTLEEKNLFDIKKILEGLLSRTPDKIILRGWTEEFSKPTKSFLDEITKDIPILLIRRCGHIAVANSKVFEIIDFIGLESYINFEKGIIKEKAIDKFYEIFGAFNNIKNNYEIAKKFLKSKGYGFVHSDDLHGLSKEDLPYKEDKDFNVYEKVAIKNFEELLKYYKEGYFDEFNSVKVYLDGSLGGRTAYLLKKYNDADTFGEKLWSDEELTEVVKFCEDKSLHLAAHAIGDGAIDQILNIFKRLKPKLIHRIIHAEILNEVQIKDLKSFNIIVDVQPQFIESDKVFINERLGERIVNAFKFFDLFKNNIPLFFSSDAPVEEPDWIRDIVTLKNMGIPYEYSLHQIIYAPELVDKIDRELSMENKALIFNENPFIKIFKPEIFNEREKGEDF
- a CDS encoding superoxide dismutase, yielding MAFELPKLPYSYDALEPYIDARTMEIHYSKHHAGYVNNLNSALEKHPELKNKNVEDLLKDLDNIPNDIRTSVRNNGGGHYNHSIFWTIMGPKVEEKPFGKLAEKIDKTFGSFKNFKEEFSKAAVSRFGSGWAWLVTDDFGNMSIISTPNQDNPIFFGLKPILGLDVWEHAYYLKYQNRRIEYIEAWWNVVNWKEVENRFEKLA
- a CDS encoding metallophosphoesterase translates to MKVYLSDLHIGLGNESDDFIYDDRLIKLLDELQKEKTEMYIVGDFLELTNLINDGYMANTANEYANNFDVSLIDEIFKSHEKLINTFKNFSKKNRVYYIVGNHDYYVLLNHKIKEKIKENFENCEILPFYYDEELKLFVIHGNQFDPVNRLNQDEEGSLIPSFSEYMNKYINYNFANIAIKILPKELFSDYQNIYPQLDVFKWLDYIKNKYELSYDLKNQWIETFTQMIKTDQVKKWMKINYPGINVLSNIFVNRVGGIKLGESIVRIGMFFRSLRNSNSLLMKAQKLLDENFFIPKNYLLGFYDKDISFSEGDINSMVMGHNHRASFNIISNGAGKKFYANTGTWKFMVNRNFGINKNEFVKRKLISYLVITEKNKKIIAKLIKEEAY
- a CDS encoding ECF transporter S component, which codes for MKTRNIVITGILIALTFVLTFAIKVPVPFTRGYVHLGDSIIFIASILFGWKVGALVGGLGSALADLVGGYAFWAIPTLIIKSIMGALVGLISYNYRKKYSLKNEIFIFSISVSVWIVSMLSISLFLKNLVANLANTSLAQTLIEELGYENIEELSSFLLQVRSSINIVLIVIPLALTIFSLTLRKRDLKLFNLGNMMGSVIAGLWMVVGYFLVGRLILGNWVIPIFEIPWNVMQFSLGMIVAYLVLLGIQKTNIK